From Streptomyces sp. SAI-135:
GGTCGGCCTCGACGGACGCCATGTCCGCCTCGAAGTCCTCGCCGTGGTGCTCCATGTAGGCGAACAGCACATCACCGTGGAGGAAGATGCTGTAGTTGCGGATGTTCGCCCGGTGCAGGGCGGCTTCGACGCCGGGCCACACGGCGGTGTGGAGCCGGAGGTACTCCTCGCGGTGCTCGGGGCGCAGCCTGATCGTCTGGGCGATGCGTTT
This genomic window contains:
- a CDS encoding L-rhamnose mutarotase, translating into MKRIAQTIRLRPEHREEYLRLHTAVWPGVEAALHRANIRNYSIFLHGDVLFAYMEHHGEDFEADMASVEADPETQRWWKLTDPCQEPWPDRGEGRQWSELPEIWHLSPPGDDTTA